The following are encoded in a window of Telmatobacter sp. DSM 110680 genomic DNA:
- a CDS encoding 5'-3' exonuclease H3TH domain-containing protein yields the protein MKVYLVDGTYELFRHYFAMPKARDAQGREVGAVRGVLASLLGMMREGVTHIGVATDHVIESFRNNLWAGYKTGEGVEPDLLSQFPILEEVLAAAGIVVWPMVEFEADDALAAAAALATKDSRVEQVVICTPDKDLAQCVQGSHVVQLVRRTKVVIDEAGVVAKFGVSPASIPDYLALVGDSADGYPGLPGWGAKSSAAVLSRFGHIESIPAASHDWHVNVLNSASLASTLERERDLALLFRKLATLRTDIPLFDNVDRLRWTGPQASFDAIGHLLDKAVTEKKPKTDTIQTGRARRTKQPGKI from the coding sequence TTGAAAGTCTATCTGGTTGACGGAACGTACGAACTCTTTCGGCACTACTTTGCCATGCCAAAGGCCCGCGATGCACAGGGCCGCGAAGTTGGAGCCGTCCGCGGCGTGCTTGCATCGCTTCTGGGCATGATGCGCGAAGGTGTTACCCACATTGGCGTTGCCACCGATCACGTAATCGAGTCGTTTCGCAACAACCTTTGGGCCGGATACAAGACCGGGGAAGGCGTCGAACCTGATCTGCTGTCCCAGTTTCCGATCCTCGAAGAAGTCCTCGCCGCAGCGGGCATCGTTGTGTGGCCGATGGTGGAGTTTGAAGCCGACGACGCTCTCGCCGCAGCCGCAGCACTTGCCACTAAAGACTCTCGTGTCGAGCAGGTGGTCATCTGTACTCCAGACAAGGACCTGGCCCAATGCGTGCAAGGATCGCACGTGGTCCAGTTAGTTCGGCGCACGAAAGTTGTTATCGATGAAGCGGGCGTTGTAGCCAAATTCGGCGTCTCTCCCGCATCGATTCCGGACTATCTCGCGCTGGTTGGCGATTCGGCAGACGGCTATCCGGGTCTTCCTGGCTGGGGAGCAAAGTCCTCTGCGGCTGTATTGTCCCGGTTTGGCCACATCGAGTCCATCCCGGCGGCGTCTCACGACTGGCATGTAAATGTGCTGAACTCGGCTTCGCTGGCATCAACGCTGGAACGTGAACGAGACCTCGCGCTTCTCTTCAGGAAGCTCGCGACACTAAGGACAGACATCCCTCTCTTTGACAACGTGGACCGTCTACGCTGGACCGGACCGCAAGCAAGTTTCGACGCAATCGGCCACCTACTCGACAAAGCCGTAACCGAAAAGAAGCCAAAGACCGACACCATCCAGACCGGCCGCGCACGTCGAACAAAACAGCCCGGCAAAATCTAA
- a CDS encoding glycoside hydrolase family 3 N-terminal domain-containing protein, with translation MRPQILVHLFLCLPVAMLAQQSARVSNDTAPYKQPTLPIDDRVRDLIKRMTVEEKARQLDMYAGVPDLVDKALDKTHVAPEAKFQTHNAEKLFGLLGVGSVHDLYPSAEFSNEIQRWTIEHSRLGIPALFIEEGLHGYNDGTVFPAPINLAATWDPALAHSTAAAIAAEMRAAGVDMVLAPVLDVAREPRWGRVEEDFGEDPYLTGILGLAYVQGAQGESLSSDHSVIAEPKHFVGHGSPESGLNTSPVHIGERELRTIMLKSFEPAIQEGHAMGVMAAYHEIDGVPVASDPDIFTTILRGECGFKGFVLSDLGAIRRLWEDHHTAANAKDAIVQAINAGVDMQFYDFSHEEFQNAIISGCEDHTLRPEALDRAVSSVLRAKFALGLFDHPYVDTSLTARTKRSKEHLAISLQSARESMTLLKNDGHLLPLSKTVKRVALIGPNAAIARYGDYEDEKNGQRISIADGLRSILPSATLVVNDGSDIQRAVEAAKESEIAILALGEYQGISGEGFDRQSLDLPGNQQPLLEAIIATGKPVVLVLQNGRPLTIPWAAEHVPAILEAWYPGEYGGQAVAETLFGDNNPGGKLTITFPRSLGQLPDFYNFDPSKTNKYVDGDRKPQFPFGFGLSFTSFEYSQLSVQTPTSGSREDLVVHVTVTNTGNREGDEVAQLYLHHDVSSVEVADRALKGFSRVHLKPGESRQLEFHLKRDDLAVWARNHQWVVEPGSYTVFAGGSSDATLSAKFTISK, from the coding sequence ATGAGACCTCAAATTCTCGTTCACTTGTTTCTATGCCTTCCAGTTGCTATGCTGGCCCAGCAATCAGCGCGTGTTTCAAATGACACGGCGCCCTATAAGCAACCAACGCTCCCCATCGACGATCGTGTGCGCGACTTGATCAAGCGGATGACTGTCGAAGAAAAGGCGCGCCAACTCGACATGTACGCCGGCGTGCCGGACCTCGTTGATAAGGCTCTCGACAAGACACATGTCGCGCCGGAGGCAAAATTCCAAACCCACAATGCCGAAAAACTGTTCGGATTGTTGGGAGTGGGCAGCGTGCACGATCTCTATCCCAGTGCCGAATTCTCGAATGAAATTCAGCGCTGGACAATCGAGCACTCAAGGCTCGGCATCCCTGCTCTCTTCATTGAAGAAGGCCTGCATGGATACAACGACGGCACCGTCTTTCCCGCTCCCATCAATCTTGCTGCCACCTGGGACCCCGCACTGGCGCACAGCACCGCAGCAGCAATTGCGGCCGAGATGCGCGCAGCGGGCGTGGATATGGTGCTTGCCCCGGTGCTCGACGTGGCACGGGAACCACGATGGGGCCGCGTTGAAGAAGACTTCGGCGAAGATCCATACCTCACAGGAATACTGGGGCTGGCCTATGTTCAAGGCGCCCAGGGCGAATCGCTAAGCAGCGACCATTCCGTCATTGCGGAGCCGAAGCACTTCGTGGGTCACGGCTCTCCCGAAAGTGGGCTTAATACTTCTCCGGTGCACATCGGCGAACGGGAACTTCGCACGATCATGCTGAAGTCGTTCGAGCCTGCAATTCAGGAGGGCCACGCGATGGGAGTGATGGCGGCATATCACGAAATAGACGGCGTTCCAGTCGCATCCGATCCCGATATCTTCACTACCATTCTGCGCGGAGAGTGCGGATTCAAAGGGTTCGTGCTTTCCGACCTCGGCGCGATCCGGCGTCTGTGGGAGGATCACCACACCGCCGCGAATGCCAAGGATGCTATCGTGCAGGCGATCAATGCCGGCGTTGATATGCAGTTCTATGATTTCAGCCACGAGGAATTTCAGAACGCAATCATCTCCGGATGTGAGGACCACACACTCCGACCCGAAGCATTGGATCGCGCAGTTTCTTCCGTACTTCGCGCCAAGTTCGCACTCGGGCTCTTCGATCACCCTTACGTAGATACATCGCTGACTGCTCGTACGAAGCGCAGCAAAGAACATCTGGCAATTTCTCTGCAGTCGGCACGCGAATCAATGACACTCCTGAAAAACGATGGCCATCTTTTGCCGCTATCAAAGACGGTGAAACGAGTTGCCTTGATCGGCCCGAATGCCGCCATTGCTCGCTATGGGGATTACGAAGACGAGAAGAACGGACAACGCATTAGTATTGCCGACGGTTTGCGTTCAATCCTTCCCAGCGCCACACTGGTGGTAAACGACGGCTCCGACATTCAAAGAGCCGTAGAGGCCGCTAAGGAATCCGAGATCGCCATCCTTGCTTTGGGCGAGTATCAGGGAATCTCCGGAGAAGGATTCGACAGGCAGAGTCTGGATCTTCCCGGAAATCAGCAGCCGCTGCTTGAAGCGATTATTGCAACCGGCAAGCCCGTAGTTCTCGTCCTGCAAAACGGTCGCCCCCTCACCATCCCGTGGGCGGCTGAACATGTCCCCGCGATCCTGGAAGCCTGGTACCCCGGCGAATATGGTGGTCAGGCCGTCGCAGAAACCCTCTTCGGCGACAACAATCCGGGCGGAAAGCTCACCATCACCTTTCCACGAAGCCTCGGTCAACTCCCAGACTTCTACAATTTCGATCCATCGAAAACCAATAAGTATGTGGATGGGGATCGAAAGCCCCAGTTTCCCTTCGGATTTGGCCTCAGCTTTACGAGTTTCGAATACAGCCAGTTGTCTGTACAAACGCCGACATCCGGGAGCAGGGAAGACCTTGTCGTGCACGTGACTGTGACCAATACCGGAAACAGGGAAGGCGACGAGGTCGCGCAGTTGTACCTGCATCATGACGTGAGCAGCGTTGAGGTGGCGGACCGAGCGCTGAAAGGTTTTTCTCGTGTCCATCTCAAGCCGGGCGAATCAAGGCAGCTGGAATTCCATCTGAAGCGCGATGACCTTGCGGTGTGGGCCCGCAATCATCAATGGGTCGTGGAGCCGGGCAGCTACACGGTATTCGCGGGAGGCTCTTCGGATGCAACTCTCTCTGCGAAGTTCACCATTTCCAAATGA
- a CDS encoding carboxypeptidase-like regulatory domain-containing protein, with the protein MLICLSVSVAFAQATNTGTVTGTVTDQSGAVVPEATVILTDTSTNAERTTVTSHTGQYVFVNVGPGSYNITASKTGFEIAKLSGQTVQVGTQSTANFKLTVGSAQQTVEVQAAGTDLQTLNATVGSTVEQEAIAQLPSLLHDAGTFTTLQVGVSPDGSVAGTVVDQSTFSLDGGNNTNDMDGSMSVYTGSFAGDPTGIANQNRNVAAGATGVLPTPSDSVEEFKVNATNQTADFNNSAGAQVEVVTKRGTNRWHGTGYEYYLDNNFSANTWDNNDPANYTPPPDYHYSKFGFGAGGPILPHFIGGKTYLFALYQGYRYPNSEVYRRPVPSPNMRNGIVSFGGVTYDLAALDPRHIGINPVVQQMWNKYEPAGTPGCPHIPSATCDGVNEYEFTGTLALPTKDNFLVGRLDHDFGDKWHFMTSYRYYKLVQASTSQIDIGGFFKGDTLGKPTSVASRPQQPWYYVAGLTTNITTKLTNDFHYSYLRNYWSWSDQNAPPQIAGLGGALEPFGETGSPLAPFNVNTQNVRTRFWDGQDQFYRDDLTLVKGNHLITFGGQYQHNYNFHQRSDNGGGINFTPTYQLGQSGGTGVGNLDLSGPGDLEANGYPSGSKAGRVAAAALGIVTAAQVAYTRQGPTLALNPPLTHAFDQSTIPYYNVYFSDTWHMKPSFTLSYGMGWTLEMPPTEASGKQTVLVDAADEPVKTLDYLTQKKAAALKGQVYNPELGFALVGNVGNGNKYPYNPFYGSFSPRVGVAWNPHFAEDSIGSKIFGHEGTVIRGGYGRVYGRLNGVDLVLVPLLGVGLIQPVQCTQALASGQCGPANPTGTTAFRIGVDGNTAPLAPASPTLPQPVYPGYNNSESSAAEGLDPNFRPNVSDTFDFTIQRQINRNNTLEVGYIGRIIKHEYQPVDLNVVPYMMVQGGQDFKTAYANLEKALGCDQSTAACNNATMPSSVTPQPFFETALAGSTYCNGYASCTAAVMANEFGNLQTQAVWSLWSDLDNGIFNFNATQGPSMMNNGVVNAAINHPAIASSGLALNASIGYGNYNGAFITLTTQNFHGLLMHNNFTFSKALGTGAFVQATSEYTPNDAFDLSKMYGVQAFNRKFVYNSYMVYQPTIFKGQQGILGRVAGGWSFAPIFTAGSGEPVYCDTQTDGQSFGSSDANNYFSNEQCVFTSKYNGGNSSHYNVAGSNGVGTATAGTGNRAVNLFANPEAVWDQVRAPILGIDAKNPGVGPIVGTPYWNVDMSVEKSVKVWESVALKFSVIFTNVFNHDVLADPAMTLYDSSTWGAQTSQANSPRKMEFGMRASF; encoded by the coding sequence ATGCTTATCTGCTTAAGCGTGTCTGTCGCGTTTGCACAGGCCACCAACACCGGCACCGTAACCGGTACGGTTACCGATCAAAGCGGCGCAGTCGTTCCTGAGGCAACTGTGATTCTCACAGATACCTCCACCAACGCGGAACGTACGACCGTCACCAGCCACACCGGTCAGTATGTCTTCGTCAACGTCGGGCCGGGCTCCTACAACATCACCGCCAGCAAGACCGGATTCGAAATTGCCAAACTCAGCGGTCAAACAGTACAGGTCGGCACTCAAAGCACCGCGAACTTCAAACTAACTGTAGGCAGCGCGCAGCAGACCGTCGAAGTGCAGGCAGCCGGAACCGACCTGCAAACCCTCAACGCAACCGTCGGCAGCACTGTTGAGCAAGAGGCGATCGCTCAACTTCCCAGTCTCCTCCACGATGCCGGAACCTTTACAACTCTGCAGGTAGGCGTCAGCCCTGATGGCAGCGTCGCCGGCACAGTCGTTGACCAGAGCACCTTCTCACTCGACGGCGGAAACAACACCAATGACATGGACGGCAGCATGTCCGTCTACACAGGATCGTTTGCGGGCGACCCGACAGGAATCGCCAACCAGAACCGCAACGTCGCAGCAGGCGCAACTGGTGTGCTGCCCACGCCCTCAGACAGCGTTGAAGAGTTCAAGGTGAACGCCACCAACCAGACCGCCGACTTTAACAACTCCGCCGGCGCGCAGGTTGAAGTCGTGACCAAACGCGGAACAAACAGATGGCACGGTACCGGCTACGAGTACTACCTCGACAACAACTTTAGCGCCAACACATGGGATAACAACGACCCTGCTAATTACACGCCGCCTCCCGACTACCACTACAGCAAGTTCGGTTTTGGAGCGGGCGGACCCATCCTTCCACACTTCATCGGTGGCAAGACCTATCTCTTTGCGCTTTACCAGGGATATCGCTACCCAAATTCTGAAGTGTACAGACGGCCCGTGCCATCGCCGAATATGCGCAATGGCATCGTCAGCTTTGGCGGAGTGACATATGATTTGGCCGCTCTCGATCCGCGCCACATCGGTATCAACCCGGTCGTTCAGCAAATGTGGAACAAATACGAACCGGCAGGAACCCCTGGTTGCCCGCACATTCCAAGCGCAACATGCGACGGAGTTAACGAATACGAGTTCACGGGTACCTTGGCTCTCCCGACAAAGGACAACTTCCTCGTAGGCCGCTTGGACCACGATTTTGGCGATAAGTGGCACTTCATGACCAGCTATCGCTACTACAAGCTCGTCCAGGCCTCGACTAGCCAGATCGATATCGGCGGATTCTTCAAGGGCGACACACTGGGCAAGCCGACTTCCGTCGCCTCCCGTCCGCAACAGCCTTGGTATTACGTGGCAGGACTGACGACGAACATCACGACGAAACTGACAAACGATTTCCACTACAGCTATCTGCGCAACTACTGGTCATGGTCTGATCAGAATGCGCCACCGCAGATCGCGGGACTGGGCGGAGCCTTGGAGCCATTCGGCGAAACCGGCAGTCCGCTCGCACCCTTCAACGTCAACACGCAGAACGTCCGCACGCGCTTCTGGGACGGTCAGGACCAGTTCTACCGGGATGACTTGACTCTGGTAAAAGGCAACCACCTCATCACATTCGGTGGCCAATACCAGCACAACTACAACTTCCATCAGCGCTCAGACAATGGCGGTGGCATCAACTTCACTCCCACCTATCAACTCGGACAGAGTGGTGGAACGGGCGTCGGAAACCTCGACCTTTCGGGGCCGGGGGATTTGGAGGCCAATGGCTATCCATCTGGGTCGAAGGCTGGCCGTGTAGCGGCAGCAGCTCTTGGAATTGTGACCGCGGCGCAGGTGGCGTATACCCGTCAGGGCCCGACGCTGGCCCTGAACCCGCCCCTGACCCACGCATTCGATCAAAGCACCATCCCTTATTACAACGTGTATTTCAGCGACACCTGGCATATGAAGCCCTCCTTCACCCTGAGCTACGGCATGGGGTGGACCCTGGAGATGCCCCCGACCGAAGCCTCCGGCAAGCAGACCGTACTTGTTGACGCGGCAGACGAACCAGTGAAGACCCTGGATTATCTCACCCAGAAAAAGGCCGCCGCGTTGAAGGGTCAGGTCTACAACCCTGAACTCGGCTTTGCCCTCGTCGGCAACGTCGGAAACGGAAACAAGTACCCCTATAATCCCTTCTACGGCTCATTCAGTCCTCGCGTCGGCGTGGCCTGGAATCCGCATTTTGCCGAAGACAGTATTGGAAGCAAGATCTTCGGACATGAAGGCACCGTTATTCGCGGTGGCTACGGCCGTGTCTACGGTCGTCTTAATGGCGTTGATCTGGTGCTCGTGCCACTGCTCGGTGTTGGCTTGATCCAGCCGGTGCAATGCACACAGGCTCTCGCCAGCGGACAATGCGGTCCCGCCAATCCGACCGGTACTACCGCTTTCCGAATCGGTGTGGATGGAAACACTGCACCTCTCGCTCCGGCTAGCCCTACATTGCCGCAACCCGTCTATCCGGGCTACAACAATTCCGAGAGTTCGGCGGCTGAAGGCCTCGATCCAAACTTCCGGCCCAATGTCTCCGACACCTTCGACTTCACCATCCAGCGCCAGATCAACCGCAATAACACTCTCGAAGTTGGCTATATCGGGCGCATCATCAAGCACGAATACCAGCCGGTGGATCTCAACGTTGTTCCTTACATGATGGTTCAGGGCGGACAGGACTTCAAAACCGCCTATGCCAACTTGGAAAAGGCTCTCGGTTGCGATCAGTCGACTGCAGCATGCAACAACGCAACGATGCCCTCAAGCGTCACGCCACAGCCATTCTTCGAAACCGCGCTGGCAGGGTCGACATACTGCAATGGCTACGCTAGCTGCACCGCTGCTGTAATGGCCAATGAATTCGGCAACCTCCAAACCCAGGCGGTCTGGAGCCTCTGGTCAGATCTCGACAACGGGATCTTCAACTTCAATGCCACGCAAGGGCCCTCGATGATGAACAATGGCGTTGTTAACGCCGCCATCAATCACCCTGCCATTGCGTCGAGTGGTCTCGCTCTCAACGCCAGCATCGGCTATGGCAACTACAACGGCGCCTTCATTACCTTGACCACGCAGAACTTCCACGGGCTGCTGATGCATAACAACTTCACCTTCAGCAAGGCTCTTGGTACGGGCGCATTTGTCCAGGCCACCAGCGAATACACACCCAACGACGCCTTTGACCTCTCGAAGATGTATGGGGTGCAGGCGTTCAACCGCAAGTTCGTCTACAACTCCTACATGGTGTACCAGCCAACAATCTTCAAGGGTCAGCAGGGCATCCTCGGTCGCGTCGCCGGTGGATGGTCGTTTGCCCCTATCTTCACCGCAGGCAGCGGCGAGCCGGTCTACTGCGACACGCAGACCGACGGCCAATCCTTTGGCTCATCCGATGCCAACAACTACTTCTCCAACGAACAGTGCGTCTTTACCAGCAAGTACAACGGCGGCAATTCCTCGCACTACAACGTCGCGGGTTCGAATGGAGTGGGAACGGCCACCGCAGGCACGGGCAACCGAGCCGTCAACCTGTTCGCAAATCCCGAAGCAGTTTGGGACCAGGTTCGTGCACCCATCCTGGGCATCGACGCCAAGAACCCTGGAGTTGGTCCCATCGTCGGAACACCCTACTGGAACGTCGACATGAGCGTGGAAAAGAGCGTCAAGGTCTGGGAGAGCGTCGCACTCAAGTTCTCCGTGATCTTCACCAACGTCTTTAACCACGACGTTCTCGCCGATCCGGCAATGACCCTCTACGACTCATCCACCTGGGGCGCACAGACCTCGCAAGCCAACAGCCCTCGCAAGATGGAGTTTGGCATGCGCGCCAGCTTCTAA
- a CDS encoding HlyD family efflux transporter periplasmic adaptor subunit, with the protein MNSGIAVPEKTEGARPNNEPPSRPRMKRWALIAVTFLAVFIALLVAVTRLRTHTANTNPHDSAAAQTSVRLTGKTQAVRSRAILAPLLAGQQVGTLTIVKLASSGIHVKQGDLLVEFDRQAQLKDFVDKKAQSDDQNGKVMEAQAAEIAAKSKDETDLEQAETALSKAELEMQKVELMSRIDAEKARQNLDEAKATLAQLKETFDLKRKAAQAAIRVLEIQRDRTLEVMVHAQTNASQMQIRSPIDGIVVLNTIWKEGTMGEVKEGDQVRPGVPFMQVVDPSMMEVHVMVNQEDLAKLTLGQSAQVHLDAYPDITLQGQLESIDPMGKPGDFSARMRNFSATFSVKGSDPRLMPDLSAAVDVQAAQQPSNLSASR; encoded by the coding sequence GTGAATAGCGGGATTGCGGTACCTGAAAAAACCGAAGGAGCTCGCCCGAACAACGAGCCTCCGTCTCGCCCGCGCATGAAGCGATGGGCGCTCATTGCCGTCACCTTCCTCGCAGTCTTCATTGCTCTCCTGGTCGCCGTCACGCGGCTTCGTACGCATACCGCAAACACAAACCCGCACGACTCTGCTGCCGCGCAGACCTCAGTCCGGCTCACGGGCAAGACTCAGGCGGTGCGCTCGCGGGCCATTCTAGCGCCGTTATTGGCAGGACAGCAGGTAGGGACGCTGACCATTGTCAAGCTGGCGTCGAGTGGCATTCACGTGAAACAGGGCGACCTTTTAGTCGAGTTCGATCGCCAGGCGCAGCTAAAGGATTTTGTCGACAAGAAGGCGCAAAGCGACGATCAAAACGGCAAGGTCATGGAAGCGCAGGCCGCCGAAATTGCCGCCAAGTCTAAAGATGAGACCGACCTTGAGCAGGCGGAGACTGCACTCAGCAAAGCTGAACTGGAGATGCAGAAGGTCGAATTGATGTCCCGGATCGATGCGGAAAAAGCCCGTCAAAATCTCGATGAAGCCAAAGCCACCCTCGCTCAGCTGAAGGAGACTTTTGACCTGAAGCGTAAGGCCGCTCAGGCGGCGATACGCGTGCTCGAGATCCAGCGGGATCGCACTCTCGAAGTTATGGTGCATGCGCAGACCAACGCTTCACAGATGCAGATTCGCTCGCCGATCGACGGCATCGTCGTGTTGAACACGATTTGGAAAGAGGGCACTATGGGCGAGGTGAAAGAGGGTGATCAGGTACGGCCGGGCGTTCCCTTCATGCAGGTTGTTGACCCGTCCATGATGGAAGTCCACGTGATGGTCAACCAGGAAGACCTCGCCAAGCTCACCCTGGGACAATCGGCACAAGTGCATCTGGATGCTTATCCAGATATCACTTTGCAAGGCCAGCTTGAATCTATCGATCCGATGGGAAAACCCGGCGACTTTTCCGCCCGGATGCGCAATTTCTCTGCGACATTCTCCGTTAAGGGATCGGATCCGAGACTGATGCCAGACCTCTCTGCAGCTGTCGATGTGCAGGCAGCGCAGCAGCCCAGCAATTTGAGTGCTTCGCGATGA
- a CDS encoding HlyD family efflux transporter periplasmic adaptor subunit — translation MKWNVRSLIKERRAIGVGALLLAASLGLFAYVRSTRREPNLPAYQVQRSEFLDVLQFRGDVKALKSVTISAPPDVGMLQILKISPDGSQVKKGDVVAEFDPSKTKQELDQDKSVLKSADAQIEQARAQGKLTDEEDTTAVMKARFDVESTKLDASKSEILSKIDGAESQLKVTDAEQSLRQAEEKLKADRAKTTATVDAYRHASGKAKFDEERAGHGLDSMVLKAPNDGTISLIPVWHSGSESPFKAGDQVWSGAPIAELPDASSLRIVAHVDEVERGRLHLSQPATLQLDAIADRQFTGKIVSIGTIASMDFSAGWPFPRNFTLDLAIDQNDPRLRPGMTVQITVIIDRIPNSISIPTQASFVKSGRTVAYVWNGSKFAERTIQIERRSRDRALISSGLAPGDRVALKDPTVAP, via the coding sequence ATGAAGTGGAATGTGCGCAGTCTCATCAAGGAGCGCAGAGCTATCGGCGTTGGGGCATTGCTTCTCGCGGCTAGTCTCGGACTGTTTGCATATGTTCGATCCACGCGCCGGGAGCCCAATCTGCCTGCCTATCAAGTGCAGCGCTCGGAGTTTTTAGATGTGCTGCAATTCCGCGGCGACGTCAAAGCGCTGAAATCCGTCACCATTTCTGCGCCTCCGGATGTCGGCATGTTGCAGATCCTCAAGATTTCGCCGGATGGTTCCCAGGTGAAGAAGGGCGACGTCGTGGCGGAGTTCGACCCTTCGAAAACCAAGCAGGAACTCGATCAGGACAAGTCGGTTTTGAAATCCGCGGATGCTCAGATTGAACAAGCGCGTGCGCAGGGAAAACTTACTGACGAAGAAGACACCACAGCAGTGATGAAGGCCCGATTCGACGTTGAATCGACCAAGCTGGACGCAAGCAAAAGCGAAATCCTCTCGAAAATCGACGGCGCAGAATCGCAACTCAAGGTTACTGACGCGGAGCAGTCACTGCGTCAGGCAGAGGAGAAGCTGAAGGCTGACCGGGCAAAAACGACGGCCACAGTCGATGCATACCGCCATGCCAGCGGCAAGGCGAAATTCGACGAAGAGCGCGCAGGCCATGGGCTGGATTCCATGGTCTTGAAAGCGCCCAATGACGGGACCATTTCTCTGATTCCCGTGTGGCACAGCGGCTCTGAAAGCCCATTCAAGGCTGGAGACCAGGTGTGGTCGGGCGCGCCGATCGCGGAACTTCCTGATGCCTCGTCGCTGCGCATCGTTGCGCACGTTGACGAGGTGGAACGGGGCCGACTTCATCTTTCGCAGCCTGCGACGCTGCAACTCGACGCCATTGCCGACCGGCAATTCACGGGAAAAATCGTGAGCATTGGAACAATCGCCTCTATGGATTTTTCAGCAGGATGGCCGTTTCCCCGCAATTTTACTCTCGATCTGGCTATCGATCAGAACGATCCACGCTTGCGGCCCGGAATGACAGTTCAGATCACGGTAATCATCGACCGCATTCCTAACTCGATTTCAATTCCCACGCAAGCTTCTTTCGTGAAGTCTGGCCGTACGGTCGCTTATGTATGGAACGGCTCGAAGTTTGCAGAACGCACGATCCAGATCGAACGTCGGAGCCGTGACCGCGCTCTGATTTCTTCCGGGCTCGCTCCGGGCGATCGCGTGGCACTAAAAGACCCGACGGTGGCCCCATGA
- a CDS encoding efflux RND transporter periplasmic adaptor subunit yields MKKSRTGIWVILGIVVVCGVGAVIAMNRKSSSLTGADEIPLALVKRGDVEIEVHARGEVSAAHSSMLAAPAIGGDALQITRLPQTGDRIKKGDVVIEFDPSEQHYKLDQNRSELQQAEQEITKAKDDALVLAAEDKVALLKARYDVRRAELDVEKKELDSKIDAQKHELTLQQNRRVLEQLEKDVESHKATGQASIFLAQEKYNKAKLAMDQAQQNLDHMHVTAPMDGLVSIQKNMDATGGMFFGGMSLPDFRPGDQVRPGSAIVQVLDLSGMNLTAHVQEDQHDNVKAGEPVEVAFDAIPSKKFRGTVKTVAGMAMQSFFSSESAHNFDVTIQLVDADPGLRPGLTAEIVFKGTRQTGVNSIPRQALFMKDGKRVVFVRAGSSYQQREVQIKGESETRAVIEGLAEGTQVALLDPTVPRKTGPAGSGSSSTMGAP; encoded by the coding sequence ATGAAGAAGTCGCGCACTGGCATATGGGTCATTCTCGGCATCGTTGTTGTGTGCGGCGTGGGCGCCGTGATCGCCATGAATCGCAAAAGTAGTTCGCTGACTGGCGCCGATGAGATTCCGTTAGCCCTGGTGAAGCGGGGCGACGTCGAAATCGAAGTGCACGCGCGCGGCGAGGTCAGCGCTGCCCATTCCAGCATGCTGGCAGCACCCGCCATCGGCGGAGACGCACTTCAGATCACGCGACTCCCGCAAACCGGTGATCGGATCAAGAAAGGCGACGTTGTCATTGAGTTTGATCCCAGTGAACAGCACTACAAGCTCGATCAGAACCGCTCAGAACTGCAGCAGGCCGAGCAGGAGATTACCAAAGCTAAAGACGATGCACTGGTGCTGGCAGCGGAAGATAAAGTCGCATTGCTCAAGGCTCGTTACGATGTCCGTCGCGCTGAACTGGATGTCGAGAAGAAGGAATTGGATAGCAAGATCGATGCTCAAAAGCACGAATTGACTTTGCAGCAGAACAGACGCGTTCTAGAGCAACTCGAAAAGGATGTGGAATCTCACAAGGCTACCGGTCAGGCTTCCATTTTTCTCGCCCAGGAAAAATACAACAAGGCAAAGCTCGCGATGGATCAGGCGCAGCAAAACCTCGATCACATGCACGTCACGGCTCCGATGGATGGCCTGGTCTCGATCCAGAAGAACATGGACGCTACCGGAGGAATGTTCTTTGGCGGCATGTCGCTGCCAGACTTTCGGCCAGGGGACCAGGTTCGGCCAGGCAGCGCGATTGTGCAGGTACTCGACCTTAGCGGAATGAATCTGACGGCACATGTTCAGGAAGATCAGCATGACAACGTGAAGGCTGGAGAACCAGTCGAGGTGGCATTTGATGCAATACCTTCAAAGAAGTTTCGCGGCACCGTCAAAACGGTCGCGGGAATGGCAATGCAGTCGTTCTTCAGTAGTGAATCCGCACATAATTTCGACGTAACCATTCAGCTTGTCGACGCCGATCCCGGGCTGCGTCCTGGTTTGACCGCAGAGATTGTTTTCAAAGGGACCCGTCAAACGGGGGTAAATTCCATTCCACGCCAGGCTCTGTTTATGAAGGACGGCAAGCGGGTTGTGTTTGTCAGAGCGGGCAGCAGCTATCAGCAGCGCGAAGTTCAGATCAAGGGTGAGAGCGAGACTCGGGCCGTCATTGAGGGTCTCGCCGAAGGAACACAAGTGGCTCTCCTCGACCCAACGGTGCCACGTAAAACTGGCCCAGCCGGTAGCGGATCGTCCAGCACGATGGGAGCTCCCTGA